In the genome of Halapricum salinum, one region contains:
- a CDS encoding efflux RND transporter permease subunit: protein MSEDAIERFVGGVTGHSRLVLLVMVLLTAGMFGGMAQLDSGSQAGGTTDMFPETTVAEKADYVSEQYSTQDGEQQSAPAMVYVQPASGNALSKDALLGALHYQQAVLDADAVASEIQTDQPTSVANLVASRIAETPDATLDEQITALDAATDSEVASAVRSTLTADSEALALLPRSYEPGTAHAESHRMLFEFTAGEDGQPPSAAQRALYEAASEREGFFTLGEHARAAGSQQLNANTMELVVPFALVSILGILAFAYRDVVDVIVGMIGVGVSIVWMFGILGWLGVSAGMTMIIGPVLIAGLSIDFGFHVFTRYREERGSEETIRAPMARSMRGVALALGLVTVTAAIGFLSNVANPVGSIRDLGIGITLGVIAAFVIFVTLVPALKISIDGLLERVGFDRRNAPLGSGSFLRPLLSSSVTLARKAAPVIVVVALLASAGGAVTWTALDQESFQQQSEPAAEWKQDLPEPMGWDQPAYSQHSRYVQGAYSAVATDASQRFQLLVEGEVTTDGSLDAIAAATDRSVFTDSRSRESLRSPVTVIQSVAATHDGFAETVAAADTDGDGIPDTDLATVYNRLYEVAPEEARQVVERTDGEYRSLRVIGPAESAGMTDDRIDEVRAAATAIEDRGRDLQATAVSQAAVLDSQLDVVTDGIIRVLVLALAAVFVGLVLIFRRVHDSATLGVTTVVPILMVTGLVVGGMYLLDVPLTLVTALLMSLVVGLGIDYNIHISDRFAQELDRGREPVDALRVAVTGTGGALLGSTLTSAGAFVALLLHPHPQLQSFGILVVLTLVTSFLVSVVVLPSLLVLWARHTSAVRTTAQPTTVAAARSDD from the coding sequence ATGAGCGAAGATGCAATCGAACGGTTCGTCGGTGGCGTAACCGGGCACAGCCGACTCGTGCTCCTGGTGATGGTGCTTCTCACTGCCGGAATGTTTGGCGGGATGGCACAGCTGGACAGCGGGAGTCAGGCGGGGGGTACGACCGACATGTTCCCGGAGACGACGGTCGCAGAGAAGGCCGACTACGTCAGCGAGCAGTACAGTACACAAGACGGTGAACAACAGAGCGCACCGGCGATGGTGTACGTCCAGCCGGCGTCTGGAAACGCGCTCTCGAAAGACGCGCTACTCGGGGCGTTGCACTACCAGCAGGCGGTGCTCGATGCGGATGCCGTCGCGAGTGAGATACAGACCGATCAGCCGACGAGCGTCGCGAACCTCGTCGCGAGTCGCATAGCCGAGACACCGGACGCGACGCTCGACGAGCAAATCACGGCACTCGACGCAGCGACCGACTCGGAGGTCGCCTCGGCCGTGCGCTCGACGCTGACTGCGGATTCGGAAGCACTGGCGCTGCTCCCGCGGAGTTACGAGCCGGGGACCGCTCACGCCGAGAGTCACCGGATGCTGTTCGAGTTCACGGCCGGCGAGGATGGCCAGCCACCGAGCGCTGCCCAGCGCGCCCTCTACGAGGCGGCGAGCGAGCGCGAGGGGTTCTTCACGCTCGGTGAGCACGCCAGAGCAGCGGGAAGCCAGCAGCTGAACGCGAACACGATGGAACTCGTCGTTCCGTTCGCACTCGTGTCGATCCTCGGCATCCTCGCGTTCGCCTACCGCGACGTCGTCGACGTCATCGTGGGGATGATCGGCGTCGGCGTCTCGATCGTCTGGATGTTCGGCATCCTCGGGTGGCTCGGCGTGAGCGCGGGCATGACGATGATCATCGGGCCCGTGTTGATCGCCGGGTTGAGTATCGACTTCGGCTTCCACGTCTTCACGCGCTACCGAGAGGAGCGAGGCAGTGAGGAGACGATTCGCGCCCCGATGGCTCGGTCGATGCGCGGCGTCGCGCTCGCGCTCGGACTCGTCACCGTGACCGCGGCGATCGGCTTCCTCTCGAACGTCGCCAATCCCGTCGGGTCCATCCGGGATCTCGGCATCGGCATCACGCTCGGCGTGATCGCTGCGTTCGTGATCTTCGTGACGCTGGTCCCAGCACTGAAGATCAGCATCGACGGTCTGCTCGAACGCGTCGGCTTCGACAGACGAAACGCGCCGCTCGGTAGCGGGTCGTTCCTGCGGCCGCTGCTTTCGAGCAGTGTCACTCTCGCACGGAAAGCCGCACCCGTGATCGTGGTCGTTGCACTCCTCGCGAGTGCCGGCGGTGCGGTGACCTGGACGGCCCTCGACCAGGAGAGCTTTCAGCAACAGAGCGAGCCAGCAGCCGAGTGGAAACAGGACCTCCCCGAGCCGATGGGCTGGGACCAGCCGGCGTACTCCCAGCACAGCCGGTACGTCCAGGGAGCCTACAGTGCCGTCGCCACCGACGCGAGCCAGCGGTTCCAGCTTCTCGTCGAAGGCGAGGTGACCACTGACGGGAGTCTCGACGCGATCGCAGCGGCCACGGACCGATCCGTGTTCACCGATTCGCGCTCTCGGGAGTCGCTGAGATCGCCGGTGACGGTGATTCAGTCCGTCGCTGCAACGCACGACGGGTTCGCCGAGACAGTCGCCGCGGCCGACACCGACGGCGACGGGATTCCCGATACCGATCTCGCGACCGTGTACAACCGCCTCTACGAGGTCGCACCCGAGGAGGCACGCCAGGTCGTCGAGCGGACCGACGGCGAGTACCGCTCACTGCGAGTTATCGGGCCCGCCGAGAGCGCCGGCATGACTGACGATCGCATCGACGAGGTCCGTGCGGCTGCGACGGCCATCGAGGACCGTGGCAGGGACCTTCAGGCGACCGCTGTCAGTCAGGCCGCCGTGTTGGACTCCCAGCTCGACGTCGTCACCGACGGGATCATCCGCGTGCTCGTGCTCGCCCTGGCGGCGGTGTTCGTCGGACTGGTACTCATCTTCCGGCGCGTCCACGACAGCGCGACGCTGGGCGTAACGACGGTCGTGCCCATCCTGATGGTCACGGGGCTGGTCGTCGGCGGGATGTACCTCCTCGACGTGCCGCTCACGCTGGTGACGGCACTGTTGATGAGCCTGGTCGTCGGACTCGGTATCGACTACAACATCCACATCAGCGACCGCTTCGCCCAGGAACTCGACCGCGGACGAGAGCCAGTCGACGCTCTCCGGGTTGCGGTGACCGGGACGGGTGGTGCGCTACTCGGAAGCACGCTCACCTCGGCCGGTGCGTTCGTCGCCCTGCTGTTGCACCCTCACCCCCAGCTCCAGAGCTTCGGAATCCTGGTCGTCCTGACACTCGTCACCTCCTTCCTGGTGAGCGTCGTCGTCCTGCCGAGCCTGCTCGTGCTCTGGGCGCGTCACACCTCGGCCGTGAGGACGACGGCGCAGCCGACGACGGTCGCTGCCGCCCGGTCTGACGACTGA
- a CDS encoding winged helix-turn-helix domain-containing protein: protein MGTDRTADDVFRLLADEIRLDILKTVAIAQHEELESGIAALSFSDIYERVDVDNTSKLSYHLSELTGTFLRKHEDGYAFTHAGEQLVRFVLAENFRAPPDIGTIETDGSCLYCGEQALEASLHEQYFFIRCSACEQPAFSYRVRPAQARSRSGAALLESVIWEQAGDFFKMRQGVCPDCGGRMETEIIDTADASVPDAVSASFGTISVCRTCLRFLSIPLPYAAAYHPEAMTFLWEHGIDVMGTGIWELHQHLQDGRWTSERIENEPAEFCVAFETESASLRLFLDDDATVVQTERVRRRNQGDRRS, encoded by the coding sequence ATGGGGACCGATCGGACGGCCGACGACGTCTTTCGGTTGCTGGCCGACGAGATTCGGCTGGACATCCTCAAGACTGTCGCGATTGCACAGCACGAGGAGCTGGAGTCGGGCATCGCCGCGCTGTCGTTTTCGGACATCTACGAGCGGGTGGACGTCGACAACACGTCGAAACTCTCGTATCACCTCAGCGAACTCACGGGAACGTTTCTCAGGAAACACGAGGACGGCTACGCGTTCACACACGCTGGCGAACAGCTCGTGCGGTTCGTCCTCGCCGAAAACTTTCGGGCGCCGCCGGATATCGGAACGATCGAGACTGACGGCAGTTGTCTCTACTGCGGTGAGCAAGCCCTCGAAGCGAGCCTGCACGAGCAGTACTTCTTCATCCGCTGTTCGGCGTGCGAACAGCCGGCGTTCTCCTATCGGGTCCGGCCGGCACAGGCTCGGTCACGCTCGGGAGCGGCCCTGCTCGAATCGGTCATCTGGGAGCAGGCGGGTGACTTCTTCAAGATGCGCCAGGGTGTCTGCCCGGACTGTGGCGGCCGCATGGAAACCGAGATTATCGATACGGCCGACGCCTCCGTCCCCGATGCCGTCTCCGCGTCGTTCGGGACGATCAGCGTGTGCCGAACGTGTCTTCGGTTTTTGAGCATCCCGCTACCGTATGCCGCTGCCTATCATCCGGAAGCGATGACCTTCCTCTGGGAGCACGGGATAGACGTCATGGGAACCGGTATCTGGGAACTCCATCAGCACCTTCAGGACGGCAGGTGGACGTCCGAGCGTATCGAGAACGAGCCGGCAGAATTTTGCGTCGCGTTCGAGACCGAGTCTGCATCACTTCGGCTGTTTCTCGACGACGACGCGACGGTCGTTCAGACCGAACGCGTGCGCCGACGAAACCAGGGCGACCGGCGATCGTGA
- a CDS encoding class I SAM-dependent methyltransferase, with amino-acid sequence MSTADIQEAYARYADRIRRFEAVDRLVTGRYRRERFADVTGRVLDVACGTGPNFRYLPDTVDLVGIDISPEMLANAEERLDQRSIDGELRQMDAQNIEFPDDSFDAVISALSTCTFPDPVAALREMERVCKPGGTIRLVEHGRSDVGLLARYQEWRADAHYEKAGCRWTQQPREIVAAADMSVTDTTTGLFGIITTFEIDPASGDDR; translated from the coding sequence ATGTCCACCGCAGACATCCAGGAAGCCTACGCCAGATATGCAGACCGTATCCGTCGGTTCGAAGCAGTCGACCGCCTCGTTACTGGTCGGTATCGTCGTGAACGCTTCGCGGACGTGACTGGTAGAGTGCTCGACGTCGCCTGTGGGACGGGGCCGAACTTCCGATATCTCCCCGACACGGTCGATCTCGTCGGCATCGACATCAGCCCGGAGATGCTGGCAAACGCCGAAGAACGACTCGACCAGCGTTCGATAGACGGTGAACTTCGACAGATGGACGCCCAGAATATCGAGTTCCCCGACGACAGCTTCGATGCGGTAATCTCGGCGCTTTCGACCTGTACGTTCCCGGATCCCGTGGCTGCACTCCGGGAGATGGAACGCGTCTGCAAGCCCGGGGGGACGATCCGGCTGGTCGAACACGGCCGCAGCGACGTCGGCCTGCTCGCGCGTTATCAGGAGTGGCGTGCCGACGCCCATTACGAGAAGGCGGGCTGTCGCTGGACCCAGCAACCCCGTGAGATCGTCGCAGCGGCCGACATGTCGGTCACAGACACGACCACAGGACTGTTCGGAATCATCACGACGTTCGAAATCGACCCAGCCAGCGGTGACGATCGATGA
- a CDS encoding DUF5518 domain-containing protein has protein sequence METTDTASGGEQDSATSEPRDDLTFARPLPEYVDWLVGVAIALGGMALVVGGTAVAFVVDRDLLAEDIEAGEITIVVLQRDLTEAEMLDFSLEVVNWTGIGLLVTGIGLVLFAIGYVVFRHRAHQKAGDEDSVGTYRSSAVLGAVTTSVLSFVPFSPVLGGGLAGYLEQPASGRPVSVGALSGFLAMVPALVILGFVTVGLYSGFATIQEAGLGFVVVAGMFFGLLVLSAYGAGLGALGGFAGGRLAETE, from the coding sequence ATGGAGACGACTGACACTGCGAGCGGCGGCGAGCAGGACAGCGCGACCAGTGAGCCGCGAGACGACCTCACGTTCGCTCGACCGTTGCCGGAGTACGTCGATTGGCTCGTCGGGGTGGCGATCGCACTCGGTGGGATGGCACTGGTCGTCGGTGGCACTGCCGTGGCCTTCGTCGTCGACCGAGACCTGCTGGCCGAAGACATCGAGGCTGGGGAGATCACGATCGTGGTCTTGCAACGCGATCTCACAGAAGCAGAGATGCTCGATTTTTCACTGGAAGTCGTGAACTGGACTGGGATCGGTCTCCTCGTCACGGGCATCGGGCTCGTCCTGTTCGCGATCGGATACGTCGTGTTCCGCCATCGTGCCCATCAAAAGGCCGGGGACGAGGATAGCGTCGGCACGTATCGATCGTCGGCCGTTCTCGGTGCAGTCACGACGTCGGTGCTCTCGTTCGTCCCCTTCTCGCCAGTGCTCGGCGGCGGCCTGGCAGGCTATCTCGAACAGCCCGCGTCGGGACGACCGGTGAGTGTGGGTGCTCTGTCGGGATTCCTGGCGATGGTCCCGGCACTGGTCATTCTGGGCTTCGTCACTGTCGGCCTGTATTCTGGGTTCGCCACGATCCAGGAAGCCGGCCTCGGTTTCGTTGTCGTCGCGGGGATGTTCTTCGGACTCCTGGTGCTCAGTGCCTACGGTGCCGGGCTCGGGGCGCTGGGTGGCTTCGCAGGTGGTCGGCTGGCCGAAACAGAGTGA
- a CDS encoding NAD-dependent epimerase/dehydratase family protein, producing MVELTGQRVLVTGGAGFIGSHIADVLVADNDVVVLDDLSSGERENVPEEATLIEGDVRNLADLAQAGDVDVIFHEAAVVSVAKSVENPAGCHDVTTDGTIRVLEFARQQDARIVTASSAAIYGDPETLPVGEDVPMRPSSPYGVDKLTVDHYTRLYADLYDLPTVALRYFNVYGPRQSAGDYSGAVSVFRRQAQQGEPLTVHGDGSQTRDFVHVEDVVRANLAAATTDAVGEAYNVGTGAETSVLELAETIRSVAGSESDIVHEDPRDGDIERSVADISKARGRLGYEPSVDLETGLGTLIR from the coding sequence ATGGTCGAACTCACCGGACAACGCGTGCTCGTCACGGGCGGCGCGGGTTTCATCGGCAGCCACATCGCCGACGTACTGGTCGCAGACAACGATGTCGTGGTGCTGGACGACCTCTCCTCGGGCGAGCGCGAGAACGTTCCCGAGGAAGCGACGCTAATCGAGGGCGACGTGCGCAATCTCGCGGATCTCGCACAGGCTGGTGACGTGGACGTGATCTTCCACGAGGCCGCCGTGGTCAGCGTCGCCAAGTCCGTCGAGAACCCGGCCGGCTGTCACGACGTGACGACCGACGGGACCATCCGAGTCCTGGAGTTCGCCCGTCAGCAGGACGCCCGCATCGTGACGGCCTCGAGTGCCGCAATCTACGGCGATCCCGAGACGCTCCCCGTCGGCGAGGACGTACCGATGCGACCCAGTTCACCCTACGGCGTCGACAAGCTCACCGTCGACCACTACACGCGGCTGTACGCCGACCTCTACGACCTCCCCACTGTGGCCCTGCGCTACTTCAACGTCTACGGGCCGCGCCAGTCCGCGGGCGATTACAGCGGTGCCGTGAGCGTCTTCCGTCGGCAGGCACAGCAAGGAGAGCCACTGACTGTGCACGGCGACGGTTCCCAGACGCGGGACTTCGTCCACGTCGAGGACGTGGTTCGAGCGAATCTCGCAGCCGCGACAACGGACGCTGTCGGTGAGGCCTACAATGTCGGGACAGGCGCGGAGACGAGCGTGCTGGAACTGGCCGAAACTATTCGAAGCGTGGCCGGTAGTGAGAGCGATATCGTCCACGAAGACCCGCGCGATGGTGATATCGAGCGGAGTGTCGCGGACATCTCGAAGGCTCGGGGACGACTCGGCTACGAGCCATCGGTGGATCTGGAAACGGGGCTGGGAACGTTGATCAGATAA
- a CDS encoding bacteriorhodopsin yields the protein MSQIVPAVVMQASQKDMFEHVLNDPLLGSSIYANIALAGLTLLLFAYMARDVIDPRAKLIVVSVMGVSAVSIASYMGLASGLTVSILEMPSGHALADATTELAHNGETVDGTVSLWGRYLTWAFSTPLILLALGLIAGSNRTKIFTAIFFDVGIMLTGLAAARTTSSYSMRWAWYALSVAFFLVVVYILLFEWPEDAREAGTADVFNTLKILTVVLWFGYTIWWGLGNEGLAVIESVGITSWGYSAFDIIAKYLFSFLVIRYVINNVETISAGTGRGTSADSTLADD from the coding sequence ATGTCACAGATTGTACCCGCAGTCGTCATGCAGGCGTCACAGAAAGACATGTTCGAACACGTGCTGAACGATCCGCTGCTGGGGAGTTCGATCTACGCCAACATCGCTCTCGCAGGGCTGACGTTGCTGTTGTTCGCGTACATGGCGCGCGACGTCATCGATCCGCGGGCGAAGCTGATCGTCGTCTCGGTGATGGGGGTCTCGGCAGTCTCGATTGCCAGTTACATGGGGCTGGCCTCGGGGTTGACGGTAAGCATCCTCGAGATGCCCAGCGGCCACGCCCTGGCCGATGCGACGACAGAACTCGCTCACAACGGTGAGACCGTCGACGGGACCGTCAGCCTCTGGGGTCGGTATCTGACGTGGGCGTTCTCGACGCCCCTGATCCTGCTCGCGCTCGGACTGATCGCGGGCTCGAACCGCACGAAGATCTTCACCGCCATCTTCTTCGACGTCGGTATCATGCTCACGGGCCTGGCCGCCGCGCGGACCACGTCCTCGTACTCGATGCGATGGGCATGGTACGCACTCAGCGTCGCCTTCTTTCTGGTCGTCGTCTACATCCTGCTGTTCGAGTGGCCCGAGGACGCCAGAGAGGCCGGTACAGCAGACGTCTTCAACACGCTGAAGATCCTGACGGTGGTGCTGTGGTTCGGCTACACGATCTGGTGGGGCCTCGGTAACGAGGGACTGGCCGTCATCGAGTCCGTCGGGATCACTTCCTGGGGATACAGCGCCTTCGACATCATCGCGAAGTACCTCTTCTCCTTCCTCGTGATCCGGTACGTCATCAACAACGTCGAGACGATCAGTGCTGGGACCGGCCGCGGCACGAGCGCGGACAGCACACTCGCAGACGACTGA
- a CDS encoding NAD-dependent epimerase/dehydratase family protein, which yields MSILITGGDGYLGWPAALRIATRTDDRVVLVDNFARREWVEEVGSVSAVPIASIDERIEAAEEVHGITNLSFVEGDLTEKAFVDQLLEVHEPETIIHTAAQPSAPYSQINGERANYTQHNNLQATRNLLWGLEEHDMTDTHFVETTTTGVYGAPEFPIPEGGATMENQGEEDDVPFPAMAGSWYHLTKSHDAANLRLANSQFDIPISDVRTAITYGTEVDETRADPRLKTRFDFDYYFGVVAHRFAAQAVAGYPVTVYGKGEQRKPFIALEDAVEGLAQLATMDPDDRPAEHVVYNQVTRAISIVEMGNTIADVANEYDLDVEVEHFENPRDEDETHKMEIENDRYADLIGGQSTTFEEGITDVFESLTDYADRIEAREDRFLPGVLEPDEE from the coding sequence ATGTCGATCCTGATCACTGGCGGCGACGGCTACCTCGGCTGGCCCGCCGCACTGCGAATCGCTACCCGAACCGACGACCGCGTCGTCCTCGTGGACAACTTCGCCCGGCGCGAGTGGGTCGAGGAGGTCGGCTCGGTCAGTGCGGTGCCGATCGCCTCGATCGACGAGCGCATCGAAGCGGCCGAGGAGGTCCACGGCATCACGAACCTCTCGTTCGTCGAGGGCGACCTCACCGAGAAGGCCTTCGTCGACCAGCTGCTGGAAGTCCACGAGCCGGAGACGATCATCCACACGGCGGCCCAGCCCTCCGCGCCCTACAGCCAGATCAACGGCGAGCGGGCCAACTACACCCAGCACAACAACCTCCAGGCCACGCGCAACCTCCTGTGGGGGCTCGAAGAACACGACATGACCGACACCCACTTCGTCGAGACCACCACCACCGGGGTCTACGGCGCGCCCGAGTTCCCCATCCCCGAGGGTGGCGCGACGATGGAGAACCAGGGCGAGGAAGACGACGTTCCCTTCCCGGCGATGGCCGGTTCGTGGTACCACCTCACAAAGAGCCACGACGCGGCGAACCTGCGGCTGGCGAACTCGCAGTTCGACATCCCCATCTCGGACGTGCGCACCGCCATCACCTACGGGACCGAAGTCGACGAAACCCGCGCGGACCCCCGACTCAAGACCCGCTTCGACTTCGACTACTACTTCGGTGTCGTCGCCCACCGCTTCGCCGCCCAGGCCGTCGCGGGCTATCCCGTGACTGTGTACGGCAAGGGCGAACAGCGCAAACCGTTCATCGCTCTGGAGGACGCCGTCGAGGGCCTCGCCCAGTTGGCGACGATGGACCCCGACGACCGACCCGCCGAGCACGTCGTCTACAACCAGGTCACGCGCGCTATCTCTATCGTCGAGATGGGCAACACCATCGCCGACGTGGCCAACGAGTATGACCTGGACGTGGAAGTCGAACACTTCGAGAACCCCCGCGACGAGGACGAAACCCACAAGATGGAGATCGAGAACGACCGTTACGCCGACCTCATCGGCGGCCAGTCGACCACCTTCGAGGAAGGTATCACCGACGTCTTCGAGAGTCTCACTGACTATGCTGACCGGATCGAGGCCCGTGAGGACCGGTTCCTGCCAGGCGTTCTCGAACCCGACGAGGAATAA
- a CDS encoding NAD-dependent epimerase/dehydratase family protein produces the protein MDVLVTGGCGYIGSALLPLLQDEEGVEEITVLDSLESGSPRNLLEAELGEDLAFRRGDVREYGDVESAMRGADTVIHLAAITGASSTHDRREETFAVNRDGSTNVFTAAQKLGIENVVFASSCNNYGRTTSTDIDEETEMEPLNPYAETKVESERDLVAHVEDGSFDGTALRMATNFGYSPGVRFNLVVNLFVFRALTNRPLTVYGDGTNWRPFVHVRDAAQAFKDAACNPGEWTHPVYNVGSNESNYRISEIAEVVSEEVGDVDITYLEDEHPGPSYHVNFDRVAETGFETEWTLRDGIRDLANTLTERQA, from the coding sequence ATGGACGTCCTGGTCACCGGCGGCTGCGGGTACATCGGGAGCGCCCTCCTGCCCCTGCTCCAGGACGAGGAGGGGGTCGAGGAGATAACCGTGCTGGACTCCCTGGAGAGTGGCTCACCCCGAAATCTGCTGGAAGCCGAACTCGGCGAGGACCTCGCGTTCCGGCGGGGCGACGTCCGGGAGTACGGCGACGTCGAGAGCGCGATGCGCGGCGCGGACACGGTGATCCACCTCGCCGCGATCACCGGGGCGTCGAGCACGCACGACCGCCGCGAGGAGACGTTCGCGGTCAACCGCGACGGCTCGACCAACGTCTTCACCGCGGCCCAGAAGCTCGGCATCGAAAACGTCGTCTTCGCCTCCTCGTGTAACAACTACGGCCGAACCACGAGCACCGATATCGACGAGGAGACGGAGATGGAGCCGCTGAACCCCTACGCCGAGACCAAGGTCGAATCCGAGCGTGACCTGGTCGCCCACGTCGAAGACGGCAGCTTCGACGGGACGGCCCTCCGGATGGCGACGAACTTCGGCTATTCTCCGGGCGTGCGGTTCAATCTCGTCGTCAATCTGTTCGTCTTCCGCGCGCTGACGAACCGTCCCCTGACGGTGTACGGCGACGGGACGAACTGGCGGCCGTTCGTCCACGTCCGCGATGCCGCCCAAGCGTTCAAAGACGCGGCCTGCAACCCCGGCGAGTGGACCCACCCGGTCTACAACGTCGGGAGCAACGAATCGAACTATCGAATCAGCGAGATCGCCGAGGTCGTCAGCGAAGAAGTCGGTGACGTCGACATCACCTACCTCGAAGACGAACACCCCGGACCCTCCTATCACGTCAACTTCGACCGCGTGGCCGAGACGGGCTTCGAGACGGAGTGGACCCTTCGCGACGGGATTCGCGACCTCGCGAACACGCTGACAGAACGACAAGCATGA
- a CDS encoding NAD-dependent epimerase/dehydratase family protein, with protein MTADDFHVAVTGGAGYIGSRVIDRLRTVHPDWDVTALDNFYRGDVRQVGDVAIEHVDIRERDRLEDALSGADVVLHLAAISGVDDCNENADLAQAVNVGGTANVAWFCRKTGAAMAFPFSMAVLGDPDEFPITIDQPRDPMNWYGRTKVIGERLVDEYADGAFPAHQFMKSNLYGDHLVGEKVVSKGTVINFFLGRAMAGEPLTVYEPGSQARNYLHVKDVARLYVRSAERLQAQLDAGETGTEKYAIASEQDPSVMTVAERVQSIATEYGIDVDVELVENPRAGEETLVEEFEVDTTDAHEKLGWETQYTIEDAIRELFERRVE; from the coding sequence ATGACAGCAGACGACTTCCACGTCGCCGTGACCGGCGGTGCCGGCTACATCGGCAGCCGGGTCATCGATCGCCTTCGAACAGTGCATCCCGACTGGGACGTTACCGCACTGGACAACTTCTATCGCGGGGACGTCCGCCAGGTCGGCGACGTCGCAATCGAGCACGTCGACATCCGCGAGCGCGATCGCCTCGAAGACGCCCTCTCGGGCGCGGACGTCGTCCTCCACCTGGCTGCGATCAGCGGCGTCGACGACTGCAACGAGAATGCCGACCTCGCTCAGGCCGTGAACGTCGGCGGGACCGCCAACGTCGCGTGGTTCTGTCGGAAGACGGGTGCGGCGATGGCGTTCCCGTTCAGCATGGCCGTGCTGGGCGATCCAGACGAATTCCCGATCACGATCGACCAGCCGCGCGACCCGATGAACTGGTACGGCCGGACGAAGGTCATCGGCGAGCGCCTCGTCGACGAGTACGCAGACGGTGCCTTCCCCGCCCACCAGTTCATGAAGTCCAACCTCTACGGCGACCACCTCGTCGGCGAGAAAGTCGTCTCGAAAGGCACAGTCATCAACTTCTTCCTCGGGCGGGCGATGGCCGGCGAACCGCTCACTGTGTACGAGCCCGGCAGTCAGGCCCGCAACTACCTCCACGTCAAAGACGTCGCGCGGCTGTACGTCCGCAGCGCCGAACGCCTGCAGGCGCAACTCGACGCGGGAGAAACGGGGACCGAGAAGTACGCCATCGCCAGCGAGCAGGATCCCAGCGTGATGACCGTCGCCGAGCGCGTGCAGTCGATCGCGACGGAGTACGGCATCGACGTCGACGTCGAACTGGTCGAGAACCCGCGCGCCGGCGAGGAGACGCTCGTCGAGGAGTTCGAAGTCGACACGACCGACGCCCACGAGAAACTGGGCTGGGAGACCCAGTACACCATCGAGGACGCGATTCGCGAGCTGTTCGAGCGGCGGGTAGAATAA
- a CDS encoding universal stress protein produces MYSDILYPTDDSEGATAARENVRDLAETYGATVHVMHVVDTPEGMGGMADDRQSEHDSAMSGGREGESTGMAGSRTPSEAVQRDLLEQAERIVEETAAQLEGIETETIVARGTPHEAILDRAADGIDIIVMGTHGRTGLDRYLLGSVTEKVVRLSDVPVMTVRQKSSA; encoded by the coding sequence ATGTACAGCGACATCCTGTATCCAACCGACGACAGCGAGGGTGCAACGGCGGCCCGGGAGAACGTCCGCGACCTGGCCGAGACGTACGGTGCGACGGTACACGTGATGCACGTCGTCGACACGCCCGAGGGAATGGGTGGTATGGCTGACGATCGCCAGTCCGAGCACGACTCGGCGATGAGCGGCGGCCGCGAAGGTGAGAGTACCGGCATGGCCGGGTCACGAACTCCGAGCGAGGCCGTTCAGCGGGACCTGCTCGAACAGGCAGAACGGATCGTCGAGGAGACGGCCGCGCAGCTGGAGGGTATCGAGACCGAGACCATCGTCGCACGCGGCACGCCACACGAGGCGATCCTCGATCGTGCCGCGGACGGCATCGACATCATCGTAATGGGAACTCACGGACGGACGGGACTGGACCGGTATCTGCTCGGTAGCGTCACCGAAAAGGTCGTCCGACTTTCCGACGTACCGGTCATGACTGTCCGACAGAAGTCGTCCGCCTGA